One genomic window of Trichlorobacter lovleyi includes the following:
- a CDS encoding diguanylate cyclase, giving the protein MTRGSNADRQLSHRTGQHWFALIVALALIGSIIAYNLVTMRHRTISLENQRLKTQARMIGQNIERQLEATNLALQGVVADLPRLRGPQNLSQANKRLSVLADAMPGVRTIFFTDAAGTILAANRPELIGRNIANRQYFNEPQQHPNPDTLYISPPFRSVLNGYVFNITKLIQGPDGRFRGVVTAGVDPDYFEVILQSTLYAPDMWNTINHGDGIRFMSMPYRPGQAGKNLAVPGSLFTRHKESGRQENIFTDNAYATGEYRMVALLTLQPKALQMDKPLVVIISRCPDKILKNWRNEAIFQGLLFLMTCIGSSAGLFLLHRRQALFEQKAQRVEAMVQIRYELLEYATLHTADELLQYALDEVCRISDSPVGFYHFVDPDQQALTLQAWSTRTLQEFCKAEGHGMHYGVDQAGVWAECVQTRAPAIHNDYAGLPNKKGLPPGHAQVIRELVVPVIRDERIVAVLGVGNKGIDYTARDAEEVAYLADVTWEIIDGRRAQQELKLANELLANEARIDFLTGIYNRRMFDGLLVAEIARACRYNSPLSLIMLDLDHFKLINDTLGHAAGDHVLQKVAELISGRIRSHDIFSRWGGEEFVILTPKNDTTQAAVLAEILRDMIEHYDFGNGMQLTCSFGVTRHHGSDSAETFIERADAALYQAKHKGRNRVEIIEAVALSGICATDEASTATTHRG; this is encoded by the coding sequence ATGACGCGGGGCAGCAACGCGGATAGACAGCTCAGCCACCGTACCGGCCAGCACTGGTTTGCGCTGATTGTCGCCCTGGCCCTGATCGGCAGCATCATCGCCTACAATCTGGTCACCATGCGTCACCGGACCATCAGCTTGGAAAACCAGCGCCTGAAGACCCAGGCCAGGATGATCGGCCAAAACATCGAACGTCAGCTTGAGGCAACCAATCTGGCACTGCAAGGGGTGGTCGCCGACCTGCCCCGGCTGCGGGGTCCCCAAAACCTCAGCCAGGCCAACAAACGCCTGAGCGTGCTGGCCGATGCCATGCCCGGTGTGCGCACCATCTTTTTTACCGACGCTGCCGGCACGATCCTGGCAGCCAACCGGCCGGAACTGATCGGCCGGAACATTGCGAACAGGCAGTATTTCAACGAACCGCAGCAGCACCCCAACCCGGATACGCTCTACATATCGCCCCCCTTCAGGTCGGTGCTGAACGGCTATGTCTTTAATATCACCAAGCTGATCCAGGGACCGGATGGCCGCTTTCGCGGTGTTGTTACCGCCGGGGTCGATCCGGACTATTTTGAGGTAATCCTGCAGTCAACCCTCTATGCCCCGGATATGTGGAATACCATCAACCACGGTGACGGTATCCGTTTCATGTCCATGCCGTACCGCCCGGGACAGGCCGGCAAAAACCTGGCAGTGCCCGGTTCCCTGTTTACCCGTCACAAAGAGAGCGGCAGACAGGAAAACATCTTCACCGACAACGCCTATGCCACCGGCGAGTACCGTATGGTGGCCCTGCTGACCCTGCAGCCGAAGGCGCTGCAGATGGACAAACCGCTGGTGGTGATCATCAGCCGCTGCCCGGACAAAATCCTGAAAAACTGGAGGAATGAGGCGATCTTCCAGGGGCTGCTGTTTCTGATGACCTGCATCGGCAGCTCAGCCGGTCTGTTCCTGCTGCACCGGCGTCAGGCGTTGTTTGAGCAGAAGGCGCAACGGGTAGAGGCGATGGTGCAGATCCGCTACGAGCTGTTGGAATACGCCACCCTGCATACGGCTGACGAACTGCTGCAGTACGCCCTTGACGAAGTCTGCCGGATCAGTGACAGCCCGGTGGGATTCTATCACTTTGTCGACCCGGACCAGCAGGCCCTGACCCTGCAGGCCTGGTCCACCCGCACCCTGCAGGAGTTCTGCAAGGCTGAGGGGCACGGTATGCACTACGGCGTCGACCAGGCCGGTGTCTGGGCCGAGTGTGTCCAGACCCGCGCTCCGGCAATTCACAACGACTATGCCGGCCTGCCCAACAAAAAGGGGCTGCCGCCCGGCCATGCACAGGTCATCCGGGAGCTGGTGGTGCCGGTAATCCGGGATGAACGGATTGTGGCGGTGCTGGGGGTGGGTAACAAGGGGATTGACTACACTGCCAGAGATGCCGAAGAGGTCGCCTATCTGGCCGACGTAACCTGGGAGATCATTGATGGCCGCCGGGCCCAGCAGGAGTTGAAACTTGCCAACGAGCTGCTGGCAAACGAGGCCCGGATCGATTTTCTGACCGGCATCTACAACCGCCGGATGTTTGACGGCCTGCTGGTTGCCGAGATCGCCCGTGCCTGCCGCTATAACTCACCATTATCGCTGATCATGCTGGACCTTGATCACTTCAAGCTGATCAACGACACCCTGGGGCATGCCGCCGGCGACCATGTGCTGCAGAAGGTTGCCGAACTGATTTCCGGCAGGATCAGGAGCCACGACATCTTCAGCCGCTGGGGCGGCGAGGAGTTTGTGATCCTGACCCCCAAAAACGACACGACCCAGGCCGCTGTGCTGGCCGAGATCCTGCGTGATATGATTGAACACTATGACTTTGGCAACGGCATGCAGCTTACCTGCAGTTTCGGGGTGACCCGCCATCACGGCAGCGACTCTGCTGAAACATTCATCGAGCGGGCTGATGCAGCACTGTACCAGGCCAAACACAAGGGGCGAAACCGGGTAGAAATCATAGAAGCGGTTGCATTATCAGGAATCTGTGCTACAGATGAAGCCAGTACAGCTACAACACATCGAGGATGA